Proteins encoded in a region of the Podarcis muralis chromosome 6, rPodMur119.hap1.1, whole genome shotgun sequence genome:
- the ENTPD1 gene encoding ectonucleoside triphosphate diphosphohydrolase 1 isoform X3: MGFLLIVAIIALITVAVTQNSSATKNRKYGIVLDAGSSHTNLYVYEWPAEKENDTGVVQQVHVCEVDGPGISGYADRVGEVGVPLRHCMDNAKKLVPKEKHPETPVYLGATAGMRLLRLENENTAKKVLSAVEETLRSYPFRFQGARILTGEEEGAYGWITINYLLGNFKESIWPKFLPRIFFRTGTIGALDLGGASTQITFVPDQETLESPADTANFSLYGKQYTVYTHSFLCYGKDQALWLKLLQDVLESSSSRIRDPCFHQGYERTLNISNLCKSPCTAPNITLPCSSQLQIEGAGDYEMCLTSIEKIFNTVHCPYSSCSFNGVFLPPVSGDFGAFSAFYYVMNFLNATKKPMDQVIEEVKNFCSKPWNQVKAEFPKVKEKYLSEYCFSATYIFSLLSQRYNFTKEKWQGIHFLGKIGSSDAGWTLGYMLNLTNMIPAEQSYTQPLSQSSYITLMAICSILVVCLLVIGYVSYRKPKCLKKEVI, translated from the exons TATGGGATTGTGCTGGATGCTGGTTCTTCTCACACCAACTTGTATGTATATGAATGGCCGGCAGAGAAGGAGAATGACACAGGAGTCGTGCAGCAGGTGCATGTCTGTGAAGTGGATG GTCCAGGAATCTCAGGGTATGCTGACCGTGTGGGAGAAGTTGGTGTCCCCCTAAGGCATTGCATGGATAATGCAAAGAAACTAGTACCAAAAGAGAAACACCCAGAGACGCCAGTTTACTTGGGGGCAACAGCTGGCATGCGGCTGCTGAG ACTGGAGAACGAGAACACTGCTAAAAAGGTCCTCTCTGCAGTAGAGGAGACCCTGCGCTCATACCCCTTCCGTTTCCAGGGTGCCAGGATCCTCACTGGTGAGGAAGAAGGTGCCTATGGCTGGATCACCATTAATTACCTGCTGGGCAACTTCAAAGAG TCTATCTGGCCAAAATTCCTGCCCCGCATCTTCTTCAGAACTGGAACCATAGGGGCGCTGGACCTTGGTGGAGCTTCCACACAGATCACCTTTGTTCCAGACCAGGAGACACTGGAGTCACCTGCAGATACAGCAAACTTCTCTCTCTACGGCAAACAGTACACTGTGTATACGCACAGCTTTCTGTGTTACGGGAAGGACCAAGCACTCTGGCTCAAGCTGCTCCAAGACGTTCTG GAGTCATCGAGTAGCAGAATCAGAGACCCATGTTTCCACCAAGGATATGAGAGGACTCTTAATATTTCTAACCTGTGCAAAAGCCCCTGTACAGCTCCAAACATCACCCTACCCTGCTCCTCACAGCTCCAAATTGAGGGCGCTGGAGATTATGAAATGTGCCTGACAAGCATTGAGAAAATCTTCAATACTGTCCACTGTCCTTACTCCAGCTGCTCATTTAATGGTGTTTTCTTGCCTCCAGTATCTGGGGATTTTGGG gCGTTTTCTGCTTTCTACTACGTAATGAACTTTCTAAATGCGACGAAAAAGCCTATGGACCAAGTAATAGAAGAAGTAAAGAACTTCTGCTCCAAACCCTGGAATCAG GTGAAGGCTGAATTTCCTAAAGTAAAGGAGAAGTACCTGAGCGAATACTGCTTCTCAGCGACTTACATTTTCTCGCTGCTGAGCCAGAGATACAACTTCACCAAGGAGAAATGGCAGGGCATCCACTTCCTGGGGAAG ATTGGCAGCAGTGACGCCGGGTGGACTTTGGGCTACATGTTGAACCTCACCAATATGATCCCTGcggagcaatcctatacacaaccTCTGTCTCAGTCTAGCTATATTACCCTCATGGCCATCTGTTCCATTCTGGTGGTCTGCCTGCTCGTCATAGGCTACGTAAGCTATCGCAAACCAAAGTGCCTGAAAAAGGAAGTAATTTAG
- the ENTPD1 gene encoding ectonucleoside triphosphate diphosphohydrolase 1 isoform X2, with translation MSCAKLCKRFHPKYAAMGFLLIVAIIALITVAVTQNSSATKNRKYGIVLDAGSSHTNLYVYEWPAEKENDTGVVQQVHVCEVDGPGISGYADRVGEVGVPLRHCMDNAKKLVPKEKHPETPVYLGATAGMRLLRLENENTAKKVLSAVEETLRSYPFRFQGARILTGEEEGAYGWITINYLLGNFKESIWPKFLPRIFFRTGTIGALDLGGASTQITFVPDQETLESPADTANFSLYGKQYTVYTHSFLCYGKDQALWLKLLQDVLESSSSRIRDPCFHQGYERTLNISNLCKSPCTAPNITLPCSSQLQIEGAGDYEMCLTSIEKIFNTVHCPYSSCSFNGVFLPPVSGDFGAFSAFYYVMNFLNATKKPMDQVIEEVKNFCSKPWNQVKAEFPKVKEKYLSEYCFSATYIFSLLSQRYNFTKEKWQGIHFLGKIGSSDAGWTLGYMLNLTNMIPAEQSYTQPLSQSSYITLMAICSILVVCLLVIGYVSYRKPKCLKKEVI, from the exons TATGGGATTGTGCTGGATGCTGGTTCTTCTCACACCAACTTGTATGTATATGAATGGCCGGCAGAGAAGGAGAATGACACAGGAGTCGTGCAGCAGGTGCATGTCTGTGAAGTGGATG GTCCAGGAATCTCAGGGTATGCTGACCGTGTGGGAGAAGTTGGTGTCCCCCTAAGGCATTGCATGGATAATGCAAAGAAACTAGTACCAAAAGAGAAACACCCAGAGACGCCAGTTTACTTGGGGGCAACAGCTGGCATGCGGCTGCTGAG ACTGGAGAACGAGAACACTGCTAAAAAGGTCCTCTCTGCAGTAGAGGAGACCCTGCGCTCATACCCCTTCCGTTTCCAGGGTGCCAGGATCCTCACTGGTGAGGAAGAAGGTGCCTATGGCTGGATCACCATTAATTACCTGCTGGGCAACTTCAAAGAG TCTATCTGGCCAAAATTCCTGCCCCGCATCTTCTTCAGAACTGGAACCATAGGGGCGCTGGACCTTGGTGGAGCTTCCACACAGATCACCTTTGTTCCAGACCAGGAGACACTGGAGTCACCTGCAGATACAGCAAACTTCTCTCTCTACGGCAAACAGTACACTGTGTATACGCACAGCTTTCTGTGTTACGGGAAGGACCAAGCACTCTGGCTCAAGCTGCTCCAAGACGTTCTG GAGTCATCGAGTAGCAGAATCAGAGACCCATGTTTCCACCAAGGATATGAGAGGACTCTTAATATTTCTAACCTGTGCAAAAGCCCCTGTACAGCTCCAAACATCACCCTACCCTGCTCCTCACAGCTCCAAATTGAGGGCGCTGGAGATTATGAAATGTGCCTGACAAGCATTGAGAAAATCTTCAATACTGTCCACTGTCCTTACTCCAGCTGCTCATTTAATGGTGTTTTCTTGCCTCCAGTATCTGGGGATTTTGGG gCGTTTTCTGCTTTCTACTACGTAATGAACTTTCTAAATGCGACGAAAAAGCCTATGGACCAAGTAATAGAAGAAGTAAAGAACTTCTGCTCCAAACCCTGGAATCAG GTGAAGGCTGAATTTCCTAAAGTAAAGGAGAAGTACCTGAGCGAATACTGCTTCTCAGCGACTTACATTTTCTCGCTGCTGAGCCAGAGATACAACTTCACCAAGGAGAAATGGCAGGGCATCCACTTCCTGGGGAAG ATTGGCAGCAGTGACGCCGGGTGGACTTTGGGCTACATGTTGAACCTCACCAATATGATCCCTGcggagcaatcctatacacaaccTCTGTCTCAGTCTAGCTATATTACCCTCATGGCCATCTGTTCCATTCTGGTGGTCTGCCTGCTCGTCATAGGCTACGTAAGCTATCGCAAACCAAAGTGCCTGAAAAAGGAAGTAATTTAG
- the ENTPD1 gene encoding ectonucleoside triphosphate diphosphohydrolase 1 isoform X4: MDNAKKLVPKEKHPETPVYLGATAGMRLLRLENENTAKKVLSAVEETLRSYPFRFQGARILTGEEEGAYGWITINYLLGNFKESIWPKFLPRIFFRTGTIGALDLGGASTQITFVPDQETLESPADTANFSLYGKQYTVYTHSFLCYGKDQALWLKLLQDVLESSSSRIRDPCFHQGYERTLNISNLCKSPCTAPNITLPCSSQLQIEGAGDYEMCLTSIEKIFNTVHCPYSSCSFNGVFLPPVSGDFGAFSAFYYVMNFLNATKKPMDQVIEEVKNFCSKPWNQVKAEFPKVKEKYLSEYCFSATYIFSLLSQRYNFTKEKWQGIHFLGKIGSSDAGWTLGYMLNLTNMIPAEQSYTQPLSQSSYITLMAICSILVVCLLVIGYVSYRKPKCLKKEVI, encoded by the exons ATGGATAATGCAAAGAAACTAGTACCAAAAGAGAAACACCCAGAGACGCCAGTTTACTTGGGGGCAACAGCTGGCATGCGGCTGCTGAG ACTGGAGAACGAGAACACTGCTAAAAAGGTCCTCTCTGCAGTAGAGGAGACCCTGCGCTCATACCCCTTCCGTTTCCAGGGTGCCAGGATCCTCACTGGTGAGGAAGAAGGTGCCTATGGCTGGATCACCATTAATTACCTGCTGGGCAACTTCAAAGAG TCTATCTGGCCAAAATTCCTGCCCCGCATCTTCTTCAGAACTGGAACCATAGGGGCGCTGGACCTTGGTGGAGCTTCCACACAGATCACCTTTGTTCCAGACCAGGAGACACTGGAGTCACCTGCAGATACAGCAAACTTCTCTCTCTACGGCAAACAGTACACTGTGTATACGCACAGCTTTCTGTGTTACGGGAAGGACCAAGCACTCTGGCTCAAGCTGCTCCAAGACGTTCTG GAGTCATCGAGTAGCAGAATCAGAGACCCATGTTTCCACCAAGGATATGAGAGGACTCTTAATATTTCTAACCTGTGCAAAAGCCCCTGTACAGCTCCAAACATCACCCTACCCTGCTCCTCACAGCTCCAAATTGAGGGCGCTGGAGATTATGAAATGTGCCTGACAAGCATTGAGAAAATCTTCAATACTGTCCACTGTCCTTACTCCAGCTGCTCATTTAATGGTGTTTTCTTGCCTCCAGTATCTGGGGATTTTGGG gCGTTTTCTGCTTTCTACTACGTAATGAACTTTCTAAATGCGACGAAAAAGCCTATGGACCAAGTAATAGAAGAAGTAAAGAACTTCTGCTCCAAACCCTGGAATCAG GTGAAGGCTGAATTTCCTAAAGTAAAGGAGAAGTACCTGAGCGAATACTGCTTCTCAGCGACTTACATTTTCTCGCTGCTGAGCCAGAGATACAACTTCACCAAGGAGAAATGGCAGGGCATCCACTTCCTGGGGAAG ATTGGCAGCAGTGACGCCGGGTGGACTTTGGGCTACATGTTGAACCTCACCAATATGATCCCTGcggagcaatcctatacacaaccTCTGTCTCAGTCTAGCTATATTACCCTCATGGCCATCTGTTCCATTCTGGTGGTCTGCCTGCTCGTCATAGGCTACGTAAGCTATCGCAAACCAAAGTGCCTGAAAAAGGAAGTAATTTAG
- the CPN1 gene encoding carboxypeptidase N catalytic chain isoform X1 produces the protein MSQWLWILGKVLLLARVAASVNFFHHRYEELVQALFDVKGACPYITRLYSIGRSVQGRHLYVLEFSDYPGIHEPMEPEFKYVANMHGNEVLGRELLLQLAEFLCEQYRHGNQRVTQLIHETRIHLLPTMNPDGYEVAAAQSQSPLGYLVGRNNANGVDLNRNFPDLNTVMYYNEKQGGPNHHIPLPDNWRSQVEPETLAVIQWMKSYNFILSANLHGGAVVANYPYDKSQEQRSRSVWQAQNSPTPDDSLFQKLAKSYSYAHGTMHQGTNCGDIFPDGITNGASWYSLSKGMQDFNYLHTNCFEITLELSCEKFPPESSLVFEWRKNAEALITYIEEVHQGIKGLVSDDNNNRLAGAVISVKGIAHDVTSGEHGDYFRLLLPGTYTVTASADGYQPQTVTVTVGPAAPTEVHFQLRQSTVDSPRVQKASDRVPNSKALHKKVVPRAAQWETPR, from the exons ATGTCTCAGTGGCTCTGGATACTTGGAAAGGTCCTGCTCTTGGCGAGGGTGGCTGCCTCAGTGAACTTCTTCCATCACCGCTATGAGGAGCTGGTGCAAGCCCTGTTTGATGTGAAGGGCGCCTGCCCATACATTACCAGGCTGTACAGCATTGGGCGCAGCGTCCAGGGCCGCCACCTCTATGTGCTGGAGTTCAGCGACTATCCCGGCATCCATGAGCCCA tGGAGCCAGAGTTCAAGTATGTGGCAAACATGCATGGGAATGAAGTGCTGGGCCGGGAACTGCTGCTCCAGCTCGCAGAGTTCCTGTGTGAACAGTATCGGCATGGCAACCAGCGCGTCACGCAGCTCATCCATGAGACGCGCATTCACCTCTTGCCCACCATGAACCCAGATGGATACGAGGTGGCAGCTGCCCAG AGCCAAAGTCCCTTAGGATACCTCGTTGGGAGAAACAATGCCAATGGAGTCGACCTTAACCGAAACTTTCCTGACCTCAATACTGTCATGTACTACAATGAGAAACAGGGTGGACCCAACCACCACATACCCTTGCCAGACAACTGGAGGAGTCAG GTGGAACCAGAGACTTTGGCTGTGATTCAGTGGATGAAAAGCTACAATTTCATTCTCTCGGCCAATCTCCATGGTGGTGCCGTCGTTGCCAACTACCCATATGATAAATCCCAAGAGCAGAGAAGCCGGAGCGTCTGGCAAGCACAGAACAGCCCCACTCCCGATGACAGCCTCTTCCAGAAG CTGGCCAAAAGCTATTCATATGCCCATGGAACGATGCACCAAGGTACAAATTGTGGAGATATCTTTCCTGATGGCATCACCAATGGAGCCTCCTGGTATTCGCTCAGCAAGG GGATGCAAGATTTCAATTATCTGCACACCAATTGCTTTGAGATTACCCTTGAACTGAGTTGCGAAAAATTTCCACCAGAGAGCAGTTTGGTTTTTGAGTGGCGGAAAAATGCTGAAGCACTTATCACCTACATAGAGGAG GTTCACCAGGGCATCAAAGGTCTGGTGtccgatgacaacaacaacaggctcgcAGGTGCTGTCATCTCAGTCAAAGGAATTGCCCATGATGTCACTTCAG GAGAACATGGTGACTATTTCCGGCTGCTGCTGCCTGGTACTTACACAGTCACGGCATCAGCGGATGGATACCAGCCACAGACAGTGACGGTGACGGTGGGCCCAGCTGCACCCACGGAG GTGCATTTCCAACTTAGACAGAGCACTGTGGACAGCCCTCGTGTACAAAAGGCTTCTGACAGGGTCCCCAACAGTAAAGCCCTGCATAAGAAGGTTGTGCCACGAGCTGCCCAATGGGAGACGCCGCGGTGA
- the CPN1 gene encoding carboxypeptidase N catalytic chain isoform X2, which produces MHGNEVLGRELLLQLAEFLCEQYRHGNQRVTQLIHETRIHLLPTMNPDGYEVAAAQSQSPLGYLVGRNNANGVDLNRNFPDLNTVMYYNEKQGGPNHHIPLPDNWRSQVEPETLAVIQWMKSYNFILSANLHGGAVVANYPYDKSQEQRSRSVWQAQNSPTPDDSLFQKLAKSYSYAHGTMHQGTNCGDIFPDGITNGASWYSLSKGMQDFNYLHTNCFEITLELSCEKFPPESSLVFEWRKNAEALITYIEEVHQGIKGLVSDDNNNRLAGAVISVKGIAHDVTSGEHGDYFRLLLPGTYTVTASADGYQPQTVTVTVGPAAPTEVHFQLRQSTVDSPRVQKASDRVPNSKALHKKVVPRAAQWETPR; this is translated from the exons ATGCATGGGAATGAAGTGCTGGGCCGGGAACTGCTGCTCCAGCTCGCAGAGTTCCTGTGTGAACAGTATCGGCATGGCAACCAGCGCGTCACGCAGCTCATCCATGAGACGCGCATTCACCTCTTGCCCACCATGAACCCAGATGGATACGAGGTGGCAGCTGCCCAG AGCCAAAGTCCCTTAGGATACCTCGTTGGGAGAAACAATGCCAATGGAGTCGACCTTAACCGAAACTTTCCTGACCTCAATACTGTCATGTACTACAATGAGAAACAGGGTGGACCCAACCACCACATACCCTTGCCAGACAACTGGAGGAGTCAG GTGGAACCAGAGACTTTGGCTGTGATTCAGTGGATGAAAAGCTACAATTTCATTCTCTCGGCCAATCTCCATGGTGGTGCCGTCGTTGCCAACTACCCATATGATAAATCCCAAGAGCAGAGAAGCCGGAGCGTCTGGCAAGCACAGAACAGCCCCACTCCCGATGACAGCCTCTTCCAGAAG CTGGCCAAAAGCTATTCATATGCCCATGGAACGATGCACCAAGGTACAAATTGTGGAGATATCTTTCCTGATGGCATCACCAATGGAGCCTCCTGGTATTCGCTCAGCAAGG GGATGCAAGATTTCAATTATCTGCACACCAATTGCTTTGAGATTACCCTTGAACTGAGTTGCGAAAAATTTCCACCAGAGAGCAGTTTGGTTTTTGAGTGGCGGAAAAATGCTGAAGCACTTATCACCTACATAGAGGAG GTTCACCAGGGCATCAAAGGTCTGGTGtccgatgacaacaacaacaggctcgcAGGTGCTGTCATCTCAGTCAAAGGAATTGCCCATGATGTCACTTCAG GAGAACATGGTGACTATTTCCGGCTGCTGCTGCCTGGTACTTACACAGTCACGGCATCAGCGGATGGATACCAGCCACAGACAGTGACGGTGACGGTGGGCCCAGCTGCACCCACGGAG GTGCATTTCCAACTTAGACAGAGCACTGTGGACAGCCCTCGTGTACAAAAGGCTTCTGACAGGGTCCCCAACAGTAAAGCCCTGCATAAGAAGGTTGTGCCACGAGCTGCCCAATGGGAGACGCCGCGGTGA